A stretch of the Filimonas lacunae genome encodes the following:
- a CDS encoding PI-PLC domain-containing protein, with product MLSLKRAIPLCLLLCVFYQLNAQVVTLDNAFSHNDYWRKNPLYDALSNGYTYVEADVYLRGENLVVAHLLPCLRKKQTLERLYLEPLLTGSYKDGKELPDHPITLLIDIKSNAERTYRVLEVLLEKYKSIITSYEDGVVTKRKVTVVISGHRPYNTLLAQTSRRAFIDEDLKKLTRDSVIAQTTVTASCKYKRLLSWSGKGDLPAGQRARLCRFIQIAHRNDEKVRLYAAPENAKVWEALLTCGVDLINTNKIVKLKEFLLSREMQQPVSGL from the coding sequence ATGTTATCCCTGAAGCGTGCAATACCCCTGTGCCTGTTACTTTGTGTATTCTATCAACTGAATGCGCAGGTGGTAACACTGGACAATGCTTTTTCACACAACGACTACTGGCGTAAAAATCCTTTATATGATGCATTGTCTAATGGCTACACGTATGTAGAAGCGGATGTGTATTTGCGGGGCGAGAACCTGGTGGTGGCACATCTGTTACCCTGCCTGAGAAAGAAGCAGACATTGGAGCGTTTATACCTGGAACCATTGTTAACCGGAAGCTATAAAGATGGTAAGGAATTACCCGATCATCCGATCACTTTACTGATAGATATTAAATCCAACGCAGAAAGAACTTACCGTGTACTGGAGGTGCTGCTGGAAAAATACAAATCTATTATCACCAGCTACGAAGATGGGGTGGTTACCAAGCGCAAGGTAACGGTGGTAATAAGCGGTCACAGACCTTATAACACCCTGCTGGCGCAAACCAGCCGTCGTGCCTTTATTGATGAAGATTTAAAAAAGCTTACCCGCGATTCGGTAATAGCACAAACTACTGTTACTGCCAGCTGTAAATACAAACGCCTGCTTTCGTGGTCGGGCAAGGGTGATTTACCAGCCGGACAACGCGCCAGGCTGTGCCGTTTTATACAGATAGCGCACCGCAACGATGAAAAGGTAAGATTGTATGCTGCGCCGGAAAATGCCAAAGTATGGGAAGCCCTGCTTACCTGCGGCGTTGACTTAATCAATACCAACAAGATCGTTAAACTTAAAGAATTTCTGTTGTCGCGCGAAATGCAACAACCGGTATCTGGTTTGTAG
- a CDS encoding FKBP-type peptidyl-prolyl cis-trans isomerase: protein MKQLLFVAAMAATFTACQVKYEKTKSGLLYKITKGKGGEKLGGGDFIKFNITYALPEKDTVLNTTYGKIPGYAMVDTSQRAKFTFMEVIPQCSVGDSIAFNLSIDTLKKLGAIPEYNNVFTKGGMIHGTVKILGRFKSEAETTEDYKKEMELAKTRDVKSVEDYLTKKGIKAQKTKSGAFVEITVPGDAALKADSGKQASIMYKGTLMSNDKVFDTNMDTSMHHTDPFKLVVGVGQVIKGWDEALPYFGKGGKGKIYVPSMLGYGPQGMGAIPPSSNLVFEVEVLDVTTPPPPAAGPAMPGMPPHGAVPGGAPHGAHH from the coding sequence ATGAAGCAATTACTATTTGTAGCCGCCATGGCAGCTACATTCACTGCATGCCAGGTGAAATACGAAAAAACTAAATCTGGCTTATTGTACAAGATCACCAAAGGCAAAGGCGGCGAAAAGCTGGGCGGCGGTGACTTTATCAAATTCAATATCACTTACGCTTTACCTGAAAAAGACACCGTTTTAAACACTACTTACGGTAAAATTCCAGGTTACGCTATGGTAGATACCAGCCAGCGTGCCAAATTCACTTTCATGGAAGTGATACCACAATGTTCTGTAGGTGACAGCATTGCTTTCAACCTGAGCATTGATACCTTAAAGAAACTGGGCGCTATTCCTGAATACAACAATGTATTTACCAAGGGTGGTATGATACATGGTACTGTAAAAATCTTAGGTCGCTTTAAGTCTGAAGCAGAAACTACCGAAGATTACAAGAAAGAAATGGAATTGGCCAAAACAAGAGACGTAAAATCAGTAGAAGACTACCTGACTAAAAAAGGCATCAAAGCGCAAAAGACCAAATCCGGTGCGTTTGTAGAAATCACTGTTCCTGGTGATGCTGCTTTAAAAGCTGATTCCGGCAAACAGGCTTCTATTATGTATAAAGGTACTTTAATGTCTAACGACAAAGTATTCGATACCAACATGGACACTTCTATGCACCACACCGATCCGTTTAAACTGGTTGTAGGTGTTGGTCAGGTGATTAAAGGCTGGGACGAAGCTTTACCTTACTTTGGTAAAGGCGGTAAAGGTAAAATCTATGTTCCTTCTATGCTGGGCTACGGTCCACAGGGCATGGGTGCTATCCCTCCTTCTTCTAACCTGGTGTTTGAAGTAGAAGTACTGGACGTTACTACACCTCCTCCGCCAGCAGCTGGCCCTGCTATGCCTGGCATGCCACCACACGGCGCTGTTCCAGGTGGTGCACCACATGGCGCTCATCACTAG
- a CDS encoding DHH family phosphoesterase yields the protein MQSIEYFFPLLAKPHKAVITMHQKPDGDAMGSTLGLYHFLKALGHEVVIISPTNWASFLNWMPDCNKVIDYEANKEKSATIVNNADWLFCLDFNVLHRTKNMEQLLTQAKCVKILIDHHQQPQEEAFNYGVSDTAKSSTCEMVYDFIAASGYADKLDVTIATCLYTGIMTDTGSFRFPGASAHVHRIVAHFKDLGLQHSPIHQNIYDSSLENRLRLLGNALLNRMEILYEYNTAIMVVPKSDLLKFDAKTGDTEGLVNYLLSIQGIKMGALVIDRDEERKWSFRSKDGFDVNAFAREHFEGGGHKNAAGGRSSDSLDVTVRKFKQVIQQYEAQLQ from the coding sequence ATGCAAAGTATTGAATATTTTTTCCCATTACTGGCTAAGCCGCACAAGGCTGTAATTACCATGCATCAAAAGCCGGATGGCGATGCTATGGGGTCTACTTTGGGTTTATATCACTTTTTAAAAGCACTGGGGCATGAGGTGGTGATTATTTCGCCAACCAACTGGGCCAGCTTCTTAAACTGGATGCCCGATTGTAACAAAGTGATTGATTATGAAGCTAATAAGGAGAAATCAGCCACAATAGTAAATAATGCCGATTGGCTGTTTTGCCTGGATTTTAACGTGCTGCACCGTACCAAAAACATGGAGCAGTTGCTTACCCAGGCTAAATGTGTTAAAATATTAATAGATCACCACCAGCAACCACAGGAAGAAGCTTTTAACTATGGCGTTAGCGACACTGCTAAAAGCAGTACCTGCGAAATGGTATATGATTTTATAGCCGCTTCGGGTTATGCCGATAAGCTGGACGTAACTATTGCCACCTGCCTGTATACGGGTATTATGACCGATACCGGTTCGTTTCGCTTTCCGGGCGCATCTGCCCATGTGCACCGTATTGTGGCGCATTTTAAAGATCTGGGGCTGCAACATTCCCCCATTCACCAGAACATTTATGATAGCTCACTGGAAAACAGACTGCGTTTATTAGGTAACGCCCTGTTAAACCGCATGGAGATATTATATGAATATAACACTGCCATTATGGTAGTGCCCAAAAGCGATTTATTGAAGTTTGACGCCAAAACCGGCGATACAGAAGGGTTGGTAAACTACCTGCTTTCTATACAGGGTATTAAAATGGGCGCCCTGGTAATTGATCGTGACGAAGAACGTAAATGGAGCTTCCGCAGTAAAGATGGTTTTGATGTAAACGCCTTTGCCCGTGAGCATTTTGAGGGAGGTGGCCATAAAAATGCTGCCGGCGGTCGCAGCAGCGATTCGCTGGATGTAACAGTTCGCAAATTCAAACAAGTTATACAACAATACGAAGCACAACTACAGTAA
- a CDS encoding nucleoside-diphosphate kinase, translated as MSNRTFTMIKPDATSKGHTGAILDQIIKAGFKVKAMKWIHLSTAQAGEFYAVHKERPFYGELVSFMSSGPIVAAILEKDNAVADFRTLIGATDPAKADAGTIRKNFASSIGENAVHGSDSDENAAIEGNFFFSGLERF; from the coding sequence ATGAGTAACAGAACATTTACTATGATTAAGCCTGATGCTACTTCTAAAGGGCATACCGGCGCTATACTGGACCAGATTATCAAAGCTGGTTTTAAAGTAAAAGCAATGAAATGGATTCACCTGAGCACTGCACAAGCCGGCGAGTTTTATGCAGTACACAAAGAAAGACCATTTTACGGCGAGCTGGTATCTTTCATGAGCAGCGGTCCTATCGTAGCAGCCATTCTGGAGAAAGACAATGCGGTAGCTGATTTCAGAACGCTGATCGGTGCAACTGATCCTGCTAAAGCTGATGCTGGTACTATCCGTAAAAACTTCGCTTCTTCTATCGGAGAAAACGCGGTTCACGGTAGCGATAGCGATGAAAACGCAGCCATCGAAGGAAACTTCTTCTTCTCTGGTTTAGAACGTTTCTAA
- a CDS encoding UbiD family decarboxylase — MNYKSLEECLTDLESVDQLVRVTEEVDPHLEMAAIHLRVHEAGGPALLFENVKGSPYRAVSNIFGTLDRSRFIFRSTLEQVQQLVELKNNPAKAFKAPFKHMSAGLSALKALPKHSYLSKPVMADQIQISDLPLIKHWPKDGGAFVTLPQVYSEDVNRPGIMNSNLGMYRIQLSGNQYELNKEIGLHYQIHRGIGVHQAAANAAGKPLKVSIFAGGPPAHTLAAVMPLPEGLSELTFAGVLGGRRFRYTYEDGYCISTDADFVITGEVHPGETKPEGPFGDHLGYYSLTHQFPLMKVHKVYARKNAIWPFTVVGRPPQEDTSFGLLIHELTGKAIPSEVPGLKEVNAVDAAGVHPLLLAIGSERYTPYQRVQQPQELLTIANRVLGTGQLSLAKFLFITADDTNQLSTHHIIAYMQYVLERINWQRDVHFYTHTTIDTLDYSGTGLNSGSKVVFAAYGPVQRHLCTEVPSLLKELKGFENAQMVIPGVVVVQGPAFIDYGTAAEEMQLLDKQLRAADYENGLALDGVPNMAQAPLIIVTDDTDFTAATLNNFLWITFTRCNPSHDIYGINSFYENKHWGCRGSLVIDARIKTHHAPPLIKDAAVEKQIDRLFAKGGSLFGMI, encoded by the coding sequence ATGAACTACAAGTCTTTAGAAGAATGTCTTACTGACCTGGAAAGTGTTGATCAGCTGGTACGCGTTACAGAAGAAGTAGATCCTCATTTGGAAATGGCCGCCATACACCTGCGGGTGCATGAAGCCGGTGGTCCTGCACTGTTATTCGAAAATGTAAAAGGCTCGCCTTACCGGGCCGTATCCAATATATTCGGCACACTGGACAGAAGCCGCTTTATCTTTCGCTCCACACTGGAACAGGTGCAGCAGCTGGTAGAGTTAAAGAACAATCCCGCCAAAGCATTCAAAGCGCCTTTTAAACATATGAGTGCCGGCTTATCGGCATTAAAAGCATTGCCTAAGCACAGCTACCTGAGCAAGCCGGTAATGGCCGATCAGATACAGATAAGCGATTTACCTTTAATCAAACACTGGCCTAAAGATGGGGGTGCTTTTGTAACCTTGCCACAGGTGTACAGTGAAGATGTAAACCGCCCGGGTATTATGAACAGTAACCTGGGGATGTATCGCATACAGTTATCGGGCAATCAATACGAACTCAATAAAGAGATAGGACTGCATTACCAGATTCACCGGGGCATAGGGGTGCATCAGGCGGCAGCCAATGCAGCTGGCAAGCCTTTAAAAGTGAGCATTTTTGCAGGCGGACCTCCCGCACACACACTGGCAGCAGTAATGCCATTGCCCGAGGGATTAAGTGAATTAACCTTTGCAGGGGTGCTTGGTGGCCGGCGTTTCCGGTATACATATGAAGATGGCTATTGCATTAGCACAGATGCCGATTTTGTAATCACCGGCGAAGTGCATCCTGGCGAAACCAAGCCCGAAGGGCCGTTTGGCGATCACCTGGGGTATTACAGCTTAACCCACCAGTTTCCGTTAATGAAGGTGCATAAAGTATATGCCCGTAAAAACGCCATCTGGCCGTTTACGGTGGTGGGCCGTCCGCCACAGGAAGATACCAGCTTTGGTTTGCTCATTCACGAACTTACCGGTAAAGCTATCCCTTCAGAGGTGCCGGGATTAAAAGAAGTTAATGCCGTAGATGCGGCAGGGGTGCACCCTTTGTTGCTGGCTATAGGCAGCGAACGCTACACACCTTACCAGCGTGTGCAACAGCCGCAGGAACTGCTTACCATTGCCAACAGGGTGCTGGGTACAGGGCAGTTAAGCCTGGCTAAGTTTTTATTTATTACTGCTGATGATACCAACCAGCTTTCCACACATCATATTATAGCGTACATGCAATATGTACTGGAGCGTATTAACTGGCAGCGGGATGTGCATTTTTACACACACACAACCATAGATACCCTGGATTATTCCGGTACTGGTTTAAACAGTGGCAGTAAGGTGGTGTTTGCAGCTTATGGCCCCGTACAGCGGCATTTGTGTACCGAAGTGCCATCGCTGTTGAAAGAACTGAAAGGTTTTGAAAATGCGCAAATGGTAATTCCGGGTGTGGTGGTGGTGCAAGGGCCTGCTTTTATCGATTATGGTACCGCCGCGGAAGAGATGCAATTGCTGGATAAACAGTTACGTGCTGCTGATTATGAAAACGGGCTTGCTTTAGATGGCGTGCCTAACATGGCACAGGCACCATTGATCATTGTTACAGATGATACTGACTTTACCGCAGCTACACTGAATAACTTTTTATGGATCACCTTTACCCGTTGTAACCCCTCACATGATATTTATGGTATCAACAGTTTTTATGAAAACAAACATTGGGGATGCCGTGGATCGCTGGTAATAGATGCCCGTATTAAAACGCACCATGCGCCGCCATTAATAAAAGATGCTGCTGTGGAAAAGCAGATAGACCGGTTATTTGCTAAGGGCGGAAGCTTGTTTGGAATGATCTGA
- a CDS encoding glycoside hydrolase family 15 protein: MGKHLYQTGLIGNCAFLAHVHKNTNIEWLCWPRFDSSFIFGGLLDKHKGGEFSIKPEGEFTSRQYYLENTNVLCTEIECESGSYRVTDFAPRFYQYERYFKPLMLVRKVEVLKGSPRICVTCKPVRCYGQEKFEALRGSSHVEYVGDDEKIRLTTNMPINYVFDQQHFTLNETKYLVLTYGKHLEAPLVSTMDSFLRETIQYWRTWIKRTSIAQFHQEVVIRSALVLKIHQFEDTGAIIAASTTSLPEFPGSGRNWDYRYCWMRDTYYILTALNHIGHFSEMENYFNYITDISFNEPNRYQPLYGVTGKKQLIEKEVELEGYLGNKPVRIGNQAYEHIQNDIYGQVLISVLPLYTDHRFIFSERKDSARVVEYLLHKIEATVDEKDAGIWEFRNFANIHCYTNLFQWAGCMAAAKMARTIGNEALEKRALALRDQAAAHIESCYDEKRKVYTHAAGSEHLDASTLQLIMMGYLDPASQRAKDHLAVLEAALKTPGGLFYRYLHADDFGKPKSTFLVCAFWYVEALACVGRIEEAKEEFARLLQYSNHLLLFSEDVDEENGSQWGNFPQAYSHVGLMNAAYRIAMKLDRPIFA, encoded by the coding sequence ATGGGTAAACATTTGTATCAGACAGGTTTAATTGGAAATTGCGCCTTCCTGGCGCATGTGCACAAGAACACAAACATTGAATGGCTATGCTGGCCGCGCTTTGACAGCTCGTTTATTTTTGGCGGGCTGCTGGATAAGCACAAGGGCGGGGAGTTTAGTATTAAACCGGAAGGAGAATTTACTTCCCGGCAATACTATCTCGAAAACACCAATGTGCTGTGCACCGAAATTGAATGCGAAAGCGGCAGTTACCGTGTTACCGATTTTGCTCCGCGTTTTTATCAATACGAAAGATATTTTAAGCCGTTGATGCTGGTGCGCAAAGTGGAAGTGCTGAAAGGCTCGCCACGCATTTGCGTTACCTGCAAACCGGTGCGTTGCTACGGGCAGGAAAAGTTTGAAGCATTACGTGGCAGCAGTCACGTAGAGTATGTAGGGGATGATGAAAAGATAAGGCTCACCACCAACATGCCCATTAACTACGTGTTCGATCAGCAACATTTTACCTTAAACGAAACCAAGTATCTGGTGCTTACTTATGGCAAACACCTGGAAGCGCCACTGGTAAGTACGATGGATTCGTTTTTGCGTGAAACCATACAGTACTGGCGCACCTGGATTAAACGCACGAGCATTGCCCAGTTTCACCAGGAAGTGGTGATTCGTTCGGCGCTGGTGTTAAAAATTCATCAGTTTGAAGATACGGGCGCTATTATCGCCGCCAGCACCACCAGTTTGCCGGAGTTTCCGGGTAGTGGCCGTAACTGGGATTACCGCTACTGCTGGATGCGCGATACCTATTATATACTTACCGCGCTCAACCACATTGGCCATTTCAGCGAAATGGAGAACTACTTTAACTACATTACCGATATTTCGTTTAACGAGCCCAACCGTTACCAGCCCTTGTATGGCGTAACCGGTAAAAAACAGCTGATAGAAAAAGAGGTGGAGCTGGAGGGCTACTTAGGCAATAAACCGGTGCGCATAGGTAACCAGGCTTACGAGCATATTCAGAATGATATTTACGGGCAGGTGCTTATTTCGGTGCTGCCCTTGTACACCGATCATCGTTTTATTTTCTCCGAAAGGAAAGATTCTGCACGGGTGGTAGAATACCTGCTGCATAAAATTGAAGCTACGGTAGATGAAAAAGATGCGGGTATATGGGAGTTCAGAAACTTTGCCAATATACATTGCTACACCAATCTGTTTCAATGGGCGGGTTGCATGGCGGCGGCAAAAATGGCGCGTACCATTGGCAACGAAGCGCTGGAAAAAAGGGCGCTGGCCCTGCGCGATCAGGCCGCTGCACATATTGAAAGCTGTTACGATGAAAAGCGAAAAGTATATACCCATGCAGCCGGTAGCGAACACCTCGATGCAAGCACGCTGCAATTAATTATGATGGGATATCTTGATCCTGCTTCGCAACGCGCCAAAGATCACCTGGCGGTATTGGAAGCTGCATTGAAAACACCAGGCGGATTATTTTACCGTTACTTACATGCAGATGATTTTGGTAAACCTAAATCAACCTTCCTGGTGTGTGCTTTCTGGTATGTAGAAGCATTGGCCTGTGTGGGCAGGATAGAAGAGGCGAAGGAAGAGTTTGCCAGACTGCTGCAATACAGTAACCACCTGCTTTTATTCAGTGAAGATGTGGATGAAGAAAATGGCAGCCAGTGGGGGAATTTTCCGCAGGCATACAGCCATGTGGGATTAATGAATGCCGCTTACCGGATAGCCATGAAATTAGACAGGCCCATATTTGCATAA
- the coaD gene encoding pantetheine-phosphate adenylyltransferase: protein MQRICLFPGTFDPFTLGHLDIVKRSVGLFDKLVIGIGKNINKKPMFSDEQRLVWVKDIFKEDPRIDVIIYEGLTVQCCKKIGAKYIVRGIRYVNDFEYEKVIADMNRSLDAEVETVFLTCSPQFTSVASTLVRDVLMNGGDASQFLPEPVKSHILNMQKDRQP from the coding sequence ATGCAACGTATTTGTTTGTTTCCCGGCACCTTCGATCCATTTACACTGGGCCATCTGGATATTGTAAAACGCTCCGTAGGATTGTTTGATAAGCTGGTAATTGGCATTGGTAAGAACATCAATAAAAAGCCCATGTTCAGCGATGAACAGCGTCTGGTATGGGTAAAGGATATTTTTAAAGAAGACCCGCGCATAGATGTGATCATTTACGAAGGTCTTACGGTTCAGTGCTGTAAGAAGATTGGTGCCAAGTACATTGTACGGGGTATACGCTACGTAAACGACTTTGAATACGAAAAGGTAATTGCAGATATGAACCGCAGCCTGGATGCCGAAGTGGAAACGGTATTCCTTACCTGCTCTCCTCAATTTACATCTGTGGCTTCTACCCTGGTGCGCGACGTGTTAATGAACGGCGGCGATGCCAGCCAGTTTTTACCCGAGCCGGTAAAGAGCCATATCCTCAACATGCAAAAAGACAGGCAACCCTAA
- a CDS encoding aspartate carbamoyltransferase catalytic subunit — translation MKLSTPHLLGIKDLTREDISLILSTAQQFKDVLQRPVKKVPSLRDVTIVNLFFENSTRTRMSFELAERRLSADVLNFTASASSVAKGETLLDTVNNILSMKVDMVVMRHSASGAPHFLAKHISCPILNAGDGINEHPTQALLDAFSMQEKTGKLEGLKVAIIGDVMHSRVALSNIYLLTKMGVEVTVAGPPTLIPKHMAEALNVRVEYNVKKALQWCDVANVLRIQLERQSQPLFSSLREYNQAYGINRRMLESLNKEIVIMHPGPINRGVELDSDVADGPASIILNQVENGVAVRMAALYLLRVNREN, via the coding sequence ATGAAACTATCTACGCCACATCTCCTTGGTATTAAAGATCTTACGCGGGAAGATATTAGTCTGATTCTTTCCACCGCACAACAATTCAAAGACGTTTTACAAAGACCGGTTAAAAAAGTTCCTTCTCTCAGAGATGTAACTATTGTGAACCTGTTTTTTGAAAACTCCACTCGTACGCGTATGTCGTTTGAGCTGGCAGAAAGAAGGTTGTCGGCCGATGTACTCAATTTTACAGCAAGCGCCAGTTCGGTGGCGAAAGGAGAAACTTTACTGGATACCGTGAATAATATACTTAGCATGAAGGTAGATATGGTGGTAATGCGCCATAGCGCCAGCGGAGCCCCGCACTTTCTGGCTAAGCACATTTCGTGTCCGATATTGAATGCAGGTGATGGTATTAACGAACATCCTACACAGGCTTTGCTGGATGCTTTTTCCATGCAGGAAAAAACCGGTAAACTGGAAGGTTTGAAAGTAGCTATCATTGGTGATGTAATGCACAGCCGTGTGGCGCTGAGCAATATTTACCTGCTTACCAAAATGGGCGTGGAAGTAACGGTGGCGGGTCCGCCAACATTGATACCCAAGCACATGGCCGAAGCGCTGAACGTGCGTGTGGAATACAATGTAAAAAAAGCGTTACAGTGGTGTGATGTGGCCAACGTGCTGCGCATACAGCTGGAAAGGCAAAGCCAGCCTTTGTTTTCTTCTTTACGGGAATACAACCAGGCTTATGGTATTAATCGCAGAATGCTGGAAAGTTTGAACAAAGAGATTGTTATTATGCACCCCGGACCCATTAACAGGGGTGTGGAGCTGGATAGCGATGTGGCAGACGGGCCGGCTTCTATTATATTAAACCAGGTGGAGAATGGTGTGGCTGTTCGTATGGCAGCACTGTATCTGCTGAGGGTAAACAGGGAGAATTAA
- a CDS encoding glycoside hydrolase family 13 protein — MRTLFMGWGLFLLAVCSNAVQAQQVTVYPTNWWAGMKYNKVQLLLKGEEGLNKSQVRISYPGITLGKVHTIENNKYLLVDITVQPTAKPGNVAIQLTAAGSKTQTLQWPLLARAKGNGTVYAKGVTSEDFIYFLMPDRFSNGDTTNDRVPGMRDQSLNRSDLGARHGGDLQGIINHLDYLQNMGVTALWLTPVLENDMPERTEHGYAFTDHYAIERRVGGAAMYKKLGDELHKRGMKLIQDAVYNHTGSFHFFMQDPPAKDWLHQWPTFTQTNFKEQPVFDPYASAKDRKITSDGWFVPSMPDLDQTNPYVANFLIQHALWSVEAFGVDGWRIDTYIYNDLPFMNRCNKALTDEYPNMTMFGETWVNGTANQAYFAENNINVPFKSNLQGVVDFQCLFTGIKSALTETNNGDGVYKLYNTLSNDFLYKNPMRNVIFLDNHDMSRFFSEVKENVAKQKAGIGWLLTERGIPQMYYGTEILMKGYSNPDLLVRADFPGGWEGDAVNAFTGKGLTADETAIQQYTKLIANFRKSSSAIKTGKLMQYMPNKGTYVYFRYDSRQTVMCVLNTADTAVQVNCADYAERTSGFTKAHNVESGIILPVTKALEIPAMSLQILELQ, encoded by the coding sequence ATGAGAACGTTGTTTATGGGATGGGGCCTGTTTTTGCTGGCTGTTTGCAGCAACGCAGTGCAGGCGCAGCAGGTAACGGTGTACCCTACCAACTGGTGGGCAGGTATGAAGTATAACAAAGTACAGTTGTTGTTGAAAGGGGAAGAGGGGCTGAACAAAAGCCAGGTGCGCATTAGCTATCCCGGCATTACGTTGGGCAAGGTGCATACTATAGAAAACAACAAATACCTGCTGGTAGATATTACGGTGCAACCCACTGCCAAACCGGGAAATGTAGCCATACAACTAACAGCTGCCGGCAGCAAAACACAAACCCTGCAATGGCCTTTGCTGGCACGTGCTAAAGGCAATGGAACCGTATATGCAAAGGGAGTAACATCGGAAGACTTTATTTACTTTCTGATGCCTGACCGCTTTAGTAATGGCGACACTACTAATGACAGGGTGCCGGGCATGCGAGATCAATCGTTGAACAGAAGTGATTTAGGCGCCCGGCATGGTGGCGATTTACAAGGCATTATCAATCACCTGGACTATTTGCAGAACATGGGGGTAACCGCATTATGGTTAACGCCTGTGCTGGAAAACGATATGCCGGAGCGCACCGAACATGGCTATGCTTTTACCGATCACTATGCTATTGAAAGAAGGGTAGGAGGGGCAGCAATGTATAAAAAGCTGGGTGATGAATTGCATAAGCGTGGTATGAAACTGATACAGGATGCGGTGTATAACCACACCGGCAGTTTTCACTTCTTTATGCAAGACCCGCCTGCCAAAGACTGGTTGCACCAGTGGCCCACATTTACACAAACTAATTTTAAAGAGCAGCCGGTGTTTGATCCGTATGCCTCTGCCAAAGACCGTAAAATCACTTCTGATGGCTGGTTTGTGCCTTCTATGCCCGACCTGGATCAAACCAATCCTTATGTGGCCAACTTCCTTATCCAGCATGCCCTGTGGAGTGTAGAAGCTTTTGGTGTGGATGGCTGGCGCATTGATACCTATATCTACAACGACTTACCGTTTATGAACCGTTGTAACAAAGCCCTTACCGATGAGTATCCTAACATGACCATGTTTGGCGAAACCTGGGTAAATGGTACTGCCAACCAGGCATATTTTGCTGAGAACAACATCAACGTTCCGTTCAAAAGTAACCTGCAGGGTGTGGTTGATTTTCAGTGTTTGTTTACAGGCATTAAATCAGCTTTAACCGAAACTAACAACGGCGATGGTGTATACAAGTTGTACAATACACTGAGTAATGATTTTTTATATAAAAACCCGATGCGCAATGTGATATTCCTCGATAACCATGATATGAGCCGCTTTTTTTCAGAGGTGAAAGAAAATGTAGCTAAGCAGAAAGCGGGGATAGGCTGGTTGTTAACCGAACGCGGTATTCCACAAATGTATTATGGTACAGAAATACTGATGAAAGGCTATAGCAATCCTGATTTGCTGGTGCGGGCCGATTTTCCGGGCGGCTGGGAAGGGGATGCTGTGAATGCCTTTACAGGTAAAGGACTTACTGCCGATGAAACGGCTATACAACAGTATACGAAGCTGATAGCGAACTTCCGCAAAAGCAGCAGCGCTATTAAAACGGGTAAGCTCATGCAGTATATGCCCAACAAAGGCACCTACGTATATTTCCGCTACGATAGCAGGCAAACAGTCATGTGCGTGTTAAACACCGCCGATACTGCCGTGCAGGTAAATTGCGCGGATTATGCAGAACGTACCAGCGGTTTTACCAAAGCACACAATGTGGAAAGTGGTATTATTTTGCCGGTAACAAAGGCGTTGGAAATACCGGCTATGTCGTTACAGATACTGGAGTTACAGTAA